In Zingiber officinale cultivar Zhangliang chromosome 6A, Zo_v1.1, whole genome shotgun sequence, a single genomic region encodes these proteins:
- the LOC121997965 gene encoding Werner Syndrome-like exonuclease: MKWDKTAAEKEASWIGEWDSAAEKELQAIEATYCSSFSATTGTKRQLSSDIDAEESEALDPRQMGRRLPRWGWKDSNPLKRHVLDHNHVVRGTDGLLPASYPSNGASSVLPLPRPASPRVRYPSMLFKGRIIYSRAAAEVEQAAQELSEKIFSMKQHMDHISLGFDIEWRPIFRKGTQRKAAVMQLCLENTTCYVMHIIHSGIPPLLKSLLEDHASVKVGIGIANDARKMSNDYNVCVEPLEDLSSLANLELDVAPKQWSLASLTELITCKQLEKPRRIRLGNWEAEMLSKEQLQYAATDAYVSWYLYEALKGFPVIKVENKCGQADNETTKEHPDKQPVL; the protein is encoded by the exons ATGAAATGGGACAAGACGGCGGCGGAGAAGGAGGCTTCCTGGATTGGGGAATGGGACTCGGCCGCCGAGAAAGAGCTGCAAGCCATCGAGGCGACCTATTGCTCGTCCTTTTCAGCAACCACTGGCACCAAGCGTCAACTCTCCTCCGATATTGACGCTGAGGAATCGGAAGCACTCGATCCGCGACAAATGGGCCGTCGTTTGCCCCGCTGGGGTTGGAAAGATTCTAACCCTCTGAAGCGCCATGTTCTCGATCACAATCACGTGGTTAGGGGGACTGACGGTCTTCTTCCTGCATCGTACCCTTCAAATGGGGCGTCGAGTGTACTGCCTCTTCCTCGTCCAG CTAGCCCTCGAGTGAGATACCCATCTATGCTATTTAAGGGTCGTATAATATACTCTAGGGCTGCTGCAGAAGTCGAGCAGGCTGCTCAGGAGCTTtcagaaaaaatattttctatgaaACAACATATGGATCATATCTCCCTTGGATTTGACATAGAATGGAGGCCCATTTTTAGAAAAG GAACTCAAAGGAAAGCAGCAGTGATGCAATTATGCCTTGAGAATACAACATGTTATGTCATGCACATAATCCATTCTGGAATTCCTCCTCTTTTGAAGTCTCTTTTGGAGGATCATGCATCTGTTAAG GTTGGAATAGGCATAGCCAATGATGCACGGAAGATGTCAAATGACTACAATGTTTGTGTTGAACCATTGGAGGATTTATCAAGTCTTGCGAACCTTGAGCTTGATGTAGCTCCTAAACAATGGAGTCTGGCTTCTTTAACCGAACTTATCACATGCAAGCAG TTGGAAAAGCCTAGAAGGATTAGATTGGGAAATTGGGAAGCTGAGATGTTGTCAAAAGAGCAACTGCAGTATGCAGCGACAGACGCTTATGTGTCATGGTACTTGTATGAG GCGCTGAAAGGATTTCCAGTTATAAAAGTTGAGAACAAATGCGGGCAAGCAGACAATGAAACTACCAAGGAGCATCCGGATAAGCAACCGGTTCTTTAG